TCGAAACGTCATCGAACCTGATGGATTCATATAATGCGCAAGGACTCTGTCTCGCTTTCACGATCCGCAGGGACAGAAACAGTACCGGAAGCGAAAGCATAATCAGCAGAGCCAGAATTCTTAAGTGCTTCAACCAACGTGGGTGATTCATAGATCTTTTCTCTTGACCTCATTTTGTTATGAGTCACTGCCCGCCATCAATTTGTCTTAAAAATGATGCTATTCCTTAATTTAAACAGAACGAGGCAGGTCGGCCAGTACTTTTTTGTATTCGCTCCCTTTAATTCCGTAGCACCGACGGAATGAACAAGATTCGGATTGTTCACCAACACTTCATCTGTCATCTTGTACGAATAATGCATCAGCGTTTGGTGAAAGTTCATAGAAAGTGACCGCGATGAACGATGACAGCGACTTTTCTCATCCCATGCTCTCATTTTGCGAAGGTGCCAGTCAGACCGCAGTCCACTTTAAGGAACAACTGTCGTCTTTCGAACCGGGGAGCGTCGCGTGGAAAGAGTTTCTCAAAACGCATTGCGACAGCCAGAACCACGTTGTACAGATCACGGCGATTCAGGAGATCGGCAAAAGCGGGGATCCCGAGTGGCTCAATTTTCTGCAGGCACGGTTGCACGCAGAAACGGGGCCCTTTGAATGGACGCCACTCCTGTGTGCCATCGGTGAGCTGGGAGGATTTCGGTCTCGGGAAGATTACGCGCTCTATCTTGAATCGGAGGATGAGCATGTGCGTGTGATGTCGCTGATGATCCCATACTACCTGCCCCGTGAAGAGGCGCTCGTCATTCTCATCGATAAAATGAATCACGATCCCAGTCTTACTGTGCGCCAGACCGCTGCGAGAAGACTGGTGGATCTTGACTCTGATGCAGGCCTCCCGCTACTACTGGAAGAATTTCATCAGGAGGAACAGCAGTATTCTGAAAAAACAAGGCTCGCCTTTCTACTGACGGTATTACGTCATCCAAAGGGGTTCCAGTTTTTGCAGCAGCAGATCTCCATGAATCCCAGTTTATCCCGACAGGACCGCACGCTGCTTTTCTCTGCCGTCTGTGATCTGTTTTTACATGAGGGACTGGAACTGCCCCCCTGCGAGCGGCCGGCGGATTTACCGCTGGAGCTGATCTTTCAGCGGGCCACCGACTGGCTGGAAGCACAGCTTGCCGCGATTGCCGAGGAATAGACGTTAGAAATTCTACTGGCGGATTGACTGCTCACCATGAGAGACAACAACACTTTTTCTCAATACCGCAAGAATGATCAAGCAGGCTGTTTTTTCATCGGTTAAGATCGCGGCCCACCTGTTGAATCGAGAATAGAGGATCGTTGATGGCTCCCGTGCAGAAAGCTTTATGGTATGTGGAAAGTCATTCCCGTGACGGGCTCAGCCTGGAAGCGGTGGCACGCGCCAGTTGTGTCTCTCCTTATCATCTGACCCGTTCGTTCGCGGAAGTCTTCGGCATTTCTTTAATGCGTTACACACGCCAGCGTCGCCTTTCCGAAGCGGCGAAGCAGCTGGCGGCAGGAGCCCCCGACATTCTTTCTATCGCCTTCGATTACGGGTACGGATCGCACGAGGCATTCTCGCGTGCGTTTAAAAAAGAATTTGGTGTGACTCCCGAACGGGTACGCACTCTGGCTGACCTGTCTCAATTACAACTGAAGGAACCGATTGTCATGGACTCTACCCAACTGCCTCGGCTGAACCCGCCACGTGAAGAAACTCTGCCTGCACTCTCGTTTGCAGGGCTGGTCGAACGCTACGACTGCCAGTCATCTGCGGGAATCCCCAACCAGTGGCAGCGCGCTTCACCCCTGCTGGGAAGTATTTCCCCACTGGTGAGCCAGGACGCCTATGGGATCTGCTTCAACTTTGATGAAACCGATGGCAAGTTTGACTACATGGCCGGCGTGCCAGTCGAGCAGGGGACCACGCTACCCCAGGGCCTGGTGCGTTTCGATCTGCCAACACATAAGTATGCCGTCTTCCAACATGGCGGTCATATCTCGGAGATACGTTCGGTCATTGCAGCGATCTGGGCCGATGCCCTCTCTCAGGCGAATCAGGAACCCGTCAGTGGACCGGTTCTCGAAAAATACGGCCCCGAATTCGACCCGCAGACGGGCCGGGGAGGCTTTGAAATCTGGATTCCCGTGAAATAGTACTGAAGGAAGTGAAGATAAAGCGATACTCGCTGATCGCATCACGGATTTTGTTTATCCTGAGGAATAATCCCCGGCCCCAGTTTCGACTCCTTTCAAACGAAAGTGGTCAGCACTTTATTTGTGAAACGCTGACCACTTTTTAATTTCGTCGTCACTGCTTCAACAGAGATCAGGTGTCCTGTTTAATGTCATAACAGAAAAGCAGGTCCTGATCGCGGAGATAGAGTCGGCCGTTAGAGATCACGGGGCGTGCCCAGACCTTGCCGAGAATGCTCTGTTTTTCCGTGCGTTCCGGAATCGTGAAGCGGCCCGTTTCTTTGAATCCTTTCGGGGTGGCTTCAATGCAGACCAGTACGCCGTCGTCCTGCGTAAAACAGTAGAGGTGCCCAGCCGCGGCCATCACGGCACCCGCGGGAGCGGCGCGACCTTCCATCCAGACGCTCTCGCCGGTTTCCAGATCCTGGCAGACCCAGCGTCCGCGGGAAGTGGTTTTACCGGTCCAGCCGTAAATCTTGCCGTCGATCAGCACGACGCCGCCGTGGTGGTTGCTCATAGTCTTGTTTTTGTAGAGCACCTTGGCTGTGAACTGATCGCCGTCTTTCTGGACTTCGACGAGGCCGCAGCCGGCGTCGTAATCGCAGGTCGTATAGACCCGGTTCCCGGTCACGATGGGCGTGGGAATCACGGCGACTTCATTCACGGGAACTTCGGCCGTCCAGAGCAGTTTGCCATCAGAAGCGCGAACACTCGCCAGCTGTTTGGCGGTCAGCACGACGTATTGTTTCACCCCACCAAAGTCAGCGATCACGGTCGAGGAATAACTGCAGGGGTCGGTCAGTTCTTTGGATTGCCAGACCAGCTTGCCGGTCGCCGCTTCGAGGGCAACGACCGCGCCCTGCTCACCTCCGGGTGTGCAGATCACATGGTTACCGTCCACCAGGGGAGACTCACAATAGCCCCAGGTATTCTCCGGTTTGCCCCGCGCACCACTGAGCATGCTGCCGTAGGTTTCACGGAGATTCGCTTTCCAGAGCAGTTTGCCGGTTTTCTGATCCAGGGCGAACAGGTCGCCGTTCGCGCCGAGTCCAAACAGGCGGCCGTCGGCGATAGAGGGCGTACTCCGTGGACCGTGGCCCCATTTGGTCAGCATGATGCCTTCCTTGTAGTGGGCGACTTCCTGCTTCCAGAGCTGCTTGCCGCTGGGATCCAGTGCCAGCACAAATTCAGTGTAGTCGCCGTTCTCCTGTTTGTCGGCACCCAGCAGGTAGGCAATGTTATCAACCACAGCAGGAGCGGAGTAACCGATGCCGCAGTCCTTAAAGGACCACACGGGCTTGAAGTCTTCGGGGAAGGTGGAGCGGAGTCCGGTCTCGGCGGAAATGGAGTCGCGGTTCGGTCCCTGCCACTGCGGCCAGTCGGCGGCGTGCGTGGAGGTGGAGATGAGTAACAAGGTGGTCGTCAATAACGTGGCTGTCCACAAAGGACGTTTCAAACGTAGCATGATCTATTCGTTTCCTGGTCTTTCGCTGGTGGTATTGAGTCGCTTCTGAAGAGGAACGCTTAGCGTCAATTCTATGTAGAAGGCTGCGGGGTTTACAGGTACCGATTCATGAATTTTTGAGGCAACGATTTGTGGCTGATTTGAGAGTAGCAACGTCAGATCGATTGTTGCACAATAGACACATGCTTCATGGACGGCTTCTCCTTTCTCAGGATGTTCACAATTCTTTCTCCTCTCATGATTTTCCCATGACGAACGATGAATCAAGTAAATCGATTGCTGCTTTCAGTGTCGAGGTCGTTGCGCTT
This Gimesia chilikensis DNA region includes the following protein-coding sequences:
- a CDS encoding HEAT repeat domain-containing protein yields the protein MNDDSDFSHPMLSFCEGASQTAVHFKEQLSSFEPGSVAWKEFLKTHCDSQNHVVQITAIQEIGKSGDPEWLNFLQARLHAETGPFEWTPLLCAIGELGGFRSREDYALYLESEDEHVRVMSLMIPYYLPREEALVILIDKMNHDPSLTVRQTAARRLVDLDSDAGLPLLLEEFHQEEQQYSEKTRLAFLLTVLRHPKGFQFLQQQISMNPSLSRQDRTLLFSAVCDLFLHEGLELPPCERPADLPLELIFQRATDWLEAQLAAIAEE
- a CDS encoding AraC family transcriptional regulator codes for the protein MAPVQKALWYVESHSRDGLSLEAVARASCVSPYHLTRSFAEVFGISLMRYTRQRRLSEAAKQLAAGAPDILSIAFDYGYGSHEAFSRAFKKEFGVTPERVRTLADLSQLQLKEPIVMDSTQLPRLNPPREETLPALSFAGLVERYDCQSSAGIPNQWQRASPLLGSISPLVSQDAYGICFNFDETDGKFDYMAGVPVEQGTTLPQGLVRFDLPTHKYAVFQHGGHISEIRSVIAAIWADALSQANQEPVSGPVLEKYGPEFDPQTGRGGFEIWIPVK
- a CDS encoding PQQ-binding-like beta-propeller repeat protein, yielding MLRLKRPLWTATLLTTTLLLISTSTHAADWPQWQGPNRDSISAETGLRSTFPEDFKPVWSFKDCGIGYSAPAVVDNIAYLLGADKQENGDYTEFVLALDPSGKQLWKQEVAHYKEGIMLTKWGHGPRSTPSIADGRLFGLGANGDLFALDQKTGKLLWKANLRETYGSMLSGARGKPENTWGYCESPLVDGNHVICTPGGEQGAVVALEAATGKLVWQSKELTDPCSYSSTVIADFGGVKQYVVLTAKQLASVRASDGKLLWTAEVPVNEVAVIPTPIVTGNRVYTTCDYDAGCGLVEVQKDGDQFTAKVLYKNKTMSNHHGGVVLIDGKIYGWTGKTTSRGRWVCQDLETGESVWMEGRAAPAGAVMAAAGHLYCFTQDDGVLVCIEATPKGFKETGRFTIPERTEKQSILGKVWARPVISNGRLYLRDQDLLFCYDIKQDT